Genomic window (Oscarella lobularis chromosome 15, ooOscLobu1.1, whole genome shotgun sequence):
CTGATGCAGATCCGGGTTTGAATGGGCTACTACGCTACAACATATCCGGCGGCAATTGTTCGTTTTTGGAAGTCAACTCCATGACGGGAGACGTCTTCTTCCCACAGCCAATTCTCGCAGTTGTCCAACGGCGGTATTGCTTTGTGGTCGTCGAGGCGACCGATTCGGCGTACGCACCACTTTCCGACACCATGGAGATTCACGTGACCGTCAACTACTCGTACAGCTGTCCGCCGGGGCAGTTTTCCAACACGAGCTTTTTGCCTTGCGACGACTGTCCACTCGACACGTACCAGCCCTTGTTCGGCGCTCGAAACTGCATACCTTGTCCAACGGACTATTTCACTGAGAACGCCGGTACAGTTATGCCAAACGAGTGCAGAGGTAATTCAACTTTACGTACACCTTGACTGTACTGGCTAACTAACAGTGTCTTTTCTTTACAGCTCCTTGCGCTCCAGGATACTACGCTATGGGTCACGGTTTAGAACCGTGTCAGCCCTGTCCTAAGGGTACGTATCAGGAGAGCAGTCGGGGTCGAAATTGCACCAAATGTCCGCCGTTTACGTATACGTTTAACGAGATGTCGATCAGCAATGCATCTTGCGTCGGTACGGCCGAATCACTAATCGCCTAATGATAATTTAAGTTATTCTACCATCTCCTCTTAGCTGATACTGATGAAGATACCGTTTTGGACATCGTCGACAATTGCCCACTCGATGCCAATACGGATCAAagtgacggtgacggcgacggtcgtGGCGACGCGTGCGATTGCGACAGCCTACCTTGTACCAACCCCGATCCGGATCCCGGGTGCAGGGAGAtcaacgagacgatcgagtgCGACTGCTCGCTTGGACGAGGCGGTGCGCGCTGCGAAATCGAggtcgacgaatgcgagacgaacgactGCGCGGCCGGCTCGACGTGCGAAGATCTTCTCGCTATCTACATGTGCTGGTGTCCGCCGGACATGTGGGGATTCCACTGCGTTTACGACAATCCCATGAGAGCGAGTGTCGTGGAGAATGCCGACTTGAGTACTTTCGTAGCGAATTACACGTCTGAAGCGAATGACCACGACATCTACAGCTCCCCAAGTTTCACGCACGAAATCGTGTCTGGCAACGACCTTGGGTGGTTTAACATTAGCGGCGACTCGGGACTTGTTACCGTCGCCGGAGACGTCGACAGAGAAGTTCAATCGGTCGTCAACCTGACTATTTCCTTGACGGAAGATCGCGAAATGGGTGACTTGTATGGACGCTCGACGCAGTATCGCCTCGTCATTCAAattctcgacgagaacgacaagACTCCCACGTTCGATCAGGACCCGTGGCGCGCAACTTTGGAAGAAGGCGCGCCCGGTGGAACGCACGTTGTGACCGTGGACGCGACTGACGATGACGCGGGAACGAATGCGATGATTACGTACGCTATCGACAGTGGAAACGACATGGGCTATTTTGTTATTAACGAATACTCTGGCGTTATCACTCTTAACAGCACGTGGACGTGGAACGGGACCAAGATCGTTTTAGCTGTAACAGCTGAGGACGCTGGAACGCCTCCTAACAAGGGATATTCCGAAATCATTATCTGTGTTGCTGGAAGCGAAGGAGATAATTGCGATAAAGGTATTTTGTACactcttttgtttttttttaattaatgaaactCTCTTTCTAGACActgacgaatgcgcgtctTCGCCTTGTAGTTCTAACACGAAGTTCTGCGAAGACCTTGCAAACGACTTCAAGTGCGTGTGCCAGGATGGATATGCGGGAAAAACATGCAATGAGCGTAAGTTATTTGAACGTCGTTTGTCTATGGCATTCACTtccattttttttctgcagccgACTTGCCATGCTCGGACAAAAAATACGACTGCGCGGAGTACGTTGCCTGTGCGCATAGCGCTTTCACCTGCGACAAttctttcttcaacgacgtctTGCAGCCGCTCTGCTCGATGACGAATAGCTCGTGGATTCAGAATGCGACCGCGTGTCTCATCGAGTCGTCAGAAAAATTCATGGCTGACAAATTCGCTTTCAGACGCCGACCTCCGTTCGATTCCGAATGCCGCGACTTCGCCCGATACATGCATCGCGAGCAGAAACGATGCTTCGGCTACCAActttgcacgtcgtcgattagcgaatacgaagcgtccgaagTGAACAAGGCACTGGGCACGGATCAAAATCGCTTGCAGCTTCTTCGACTCGCGAAGAGATGTCAGAAAAGCTCTGATGGTCAAACCAAGGTCGTGCCAGAAATATCAAAAGAAGGTTTCACTATGTGCTACACTATTCCCGCCGGCACATTCACCCAGCACACCATCGACTTCGAACGCATCGAATCTCTCATCGACGGTGTTCACGTTGGCGAGTCGACGGAAGAGGACTGTCGTCCGTGGTTGAGCGGAGGaacaagaaaacgtcgcgaTGCGGAAAGCCGACATCGTCGCTCGGTCAACGACACGACGACCGAACCGCCAACCGCCGCCGATTTGTCCGATTTCCACGAGTTCCGAtccaattcgacgtcttccgaCGAAGTGTGTCAGAACAGTACTCTAAATGGCGCAGGACAGAACGTCTCGGCCGTGTGCACGGAGtgcggaaacggcgtcgccgagaaactaagcgacggcgtcgaagaatgcgacgacaacaacaCGGTGAGCGGCGACGGTTGCTCGTCGAATTGCACCATCGAGACGGGATACGATTGTACGGCGGAGGAAGGCGAGTTGAGCGCGTGCTACGCGAAGTCGTGCGGCGACGGAATTCGCGTCGGTGGCGAAGACTGCGACACGGGTGGAGCGATCGGATGCGAGAGCGTCACCTGCACCGTTTCGGTTGGATTCAGCTGCGTCACGCCGGCGTACAGTCTCAGTACGTGCAGCGCTGTTTGCGGAGATGGGCTCGTCGTTGGAAGCGAGgagtgcgacgacgcgaataCGGCGAGTGGCGACGGTTGCAGTTCGAATTGCACGGTCGAGATCGGGTACaactgctcgtcgtcgttcgctaACGGAACGTCGATTTGCGAGTTGAAAGACGGGTTCAATTGCACGGGAGGATGCTCGTTGTGCGGGAACGGAATTCGCGAGGTGCCGGAAgagtgcgacgacggcaataACGACAATTTGGATGGATGCAATTCTGTTTGCCAAGTGGAAGAGCTGTTTGATTGCACGACCCCCATCGGCGATTTGAGCACGTGCGTTCATTACGGAGTTGACCTCAATGGAAAGGACAGCACGACGCTCAATCACGTCATTTGGTACACGAAGCAAAAGGAGATGGTTTTCTTGGTTGATCCGGAGCTGATCGACGCAAGCCGAATTGGCGATAACGTATGGGCTAGATTCTAAAATATTATCACGCTCTGACGAtcgattttcattttcttttctagaagTGGTCAGCAATCGAATTCGTTTTGGAGAATAGGAACGAGGATCTAGTTCTAAAGGAACAGGTATTTAGCAAATAGAGATCTACATAGTCAATCttggtcaatttttttcttagattgATTTTAACTGGCAAGAAGCTGTACGAGATTACAACCGCTTTACGTTTGCCGAAGCATCAGCTATAGCAGGAAAAGTGCAGACGTCTTTTGCTATTCCAGGAGGCGACGTAAATAAGTAAGTGCTTTGTTCGTCGTGGAAGCACATCGAACTAACAGATTCTGATCTTTTACTAGGCCGTCGCTTCTAATTGAGCCGAGATCTGGCATGACTGCCAGTCTGAAAGACGTCCTTCTTCTCGTTGCCTATAAACACGACTGTCCAACTCTCCCGGCAGACAACGTTACGAGGTGAACTTGACAGCAACCGCGAGTCCTATTGCacaaaaattctctttttttaataGAATCATAAGTATGATTGTGGAAGACACAAACGGTGCTCGCATGCAACCTGTAGAAATTGAAGTGACATTTGTTGCTACAAATGACCACGCTCCCAACGTCACAGTTTCAAGTGAAAAAGCCCATGTTTATTCCTTATTTTTTTACTACCTGGCTTATGTTTAGGTTCGGTTGCATACTTTACCGAAGGCAGTCCTACAGCTGTAAACGTCGTGCCGAACAGAGGTCTTCGGATCACTGACCCTGATCATCCCCAGTACGAATGCACGAGAAAGACTTGCGTAGAGATTAGACTAACGAGAATTATGTATTCAGCTATGCTATACAGTGggctgacgtcgttttgtcgtGCTTGGAATGCGACAATGAGATGCTGATGCTGGGCTCTTTGGCCGATGGAGTAAACGTACAGGTAGGAGAAACTAAAAACCAGTTCACACTAACTGTGACAGTTTGAAGTCACGTGCTTGAACGGGCTTGGCGTTCAATTTCTGATAATGTTTATTAGTATGATGCCAACACTGGTACATACAGCCTGAGGGGAAATTCATCTTTGCAAGTGTACCAAGATTTGCTTAACGACATCACCTACATCAACAGGTTAGTCGCTTTGTGTACTCTTGCTTGATTTACTGTAACATTTCTTGCAGTGCTATGGAGCCATTGAGGCCACTCAATCGTTCGGTTACAATCACTGTCTCAGACGGAACTTACAACACGACCATCGATTTAACGTAAAATAATTTCTCTCGTTAGCTCTGTCCTTTATCAAGTTTGCGTTAGGATCGTGATCATAAATGTCAATGATCGTCCGGTGCTTCTTCTTAACGGACAAAATATGACTCAAGTGACGTTTACAGAAGGCGGTGACCGTGTTCTACTCGCTGACGGCATAACGGTttctgacgaagacgtcgaagattACATAACGAGGTATAGATAGAATGGGAAAAGGTTTGTAACCCCAGCTACGCTTTTATCTTCATGCACAGCGCAACCGTTCGAATTGACTATGGAAGCAACGATCCGGTTTACAGTGACTTCTTGCAAATCAACGAAACTTTGCTTCCTTCTGGACTCACAGCAAGTTTCAGGCACCCTATGATGGTAAAACACCACATTGCTCGTTGTTATCTAGTTACAAAATTGTTCAATATAGACTATTCATGGCATGGCAACACCGGCGAATTACAGCATCGCTTTGTCAGCTATCAGCTTTTGGAATCAGGCTTCGGCACCGGCTAACATTGCTGCCTATACGAGGTCAGTCACGACAGTTAGTTTACCCATAGCCTGCAATCTAGCCCATACTGCTTTTTAGACTTGTTATCTTTACTGTGCGCGATCATCGGCTAGCCAGTTACGAATTCCAAACTAATGTGAGCCTGGCTAAAGCTTATACGTATACGAGTAACTGTAACTTAACGCTGACAGGTATCCGTCATTGTTGTCAACGATCGTCCCATCTTACGTCTCGGCCAAAACGACGAGGAGTACGCGCCCACGCAGGCTTTCCTCGAACGCGTCCGAACCTTCACCGAAGACGACCCAGATCGCCTGGCCGTCTTTCCCTCCGACTTCGTTTTGAGAGACATCGACAGTTCCAACATTGCCAACGCTACAGTGGCATTCACTGGCGGCTTGGATACAAACGTGTTCGAAAATCTCACCATTGACGAAACCGTACTACAGTCGACGGGCATAacaatgacgatgacgtggaACGGAGACCAAGACGTCACCTTGTTTTTCAGCGGACTTGCTCCCGATTCTGATTACAAGAAGGCAAGCTAGAGAAGTCAGACAAGAGATGGGTAATGACGTACCTTTTCTTAGGTTCTCGCAACGATTACCTATTTTAATTGGCGCGACGAACTATGTCCCGGCGTGAGAGTGATCAATACGACGGCGACCGACGATCAGGGTGCCGTCAGCGACACGTTGACCATTTTCATGGACGTTCGAGAGAGAAACGATCCGCCGGTGCTCGACCTGGGCGTCGGCTACGACGTCCAAGACAACGTTTACGTAACGGAAGGAATGAGCGTTTTCAAACGCATTGCTACGACGCTGTATCGCGCTCGAATCAAGGACAAGGACTCGACGAACCTGACGAGAGGCACCGTGAAACTCACGTATGATAAGCGTTATCTTTTATTGTACGTacaatattaatttttttttctttctgattAAGGTCGTCACCTGATGGTTATCTGGATGAAAACGAGTATCTTGCTGTTGTCTATGGTATAAAACTGGCTGATGGAATGAGCGTAAGCGctaaatatttaatctgCATTGTCTTATGATCTTTACCTTCAGGTGACTGCCGATGCTGATGGATACGGTCTCACTTTTGTTGGCATTGGAACTTACGAGGTACCAGTGCATGCATAAATAACTAAAGCAAGTACTTGaactgcttttctttctaggaTTATATTGATGCTATTGCGAGCGTTGGCTACATTACTCTTGCTGACGAGCCTCAGGTCTTTATTGGTGATACCTTCCAAAAGATCGATCGCTTTGTAAGTGGATATTGGGAAAGTCGTCTTGTCTTTGagttattttctttttgcaggttGAAGTTACCCTCTGGGACAATGGCTTCAATAGCACCAAGCCTAATGGAGACAACCTCGGTCCGTCGCCCGGTTCGATTAGCGTGAAAATTCACATCGAGCTCATTAACGATCACGCCCCCGTTTTGACGTTCGTCGGACTTACCGTACCCGAATCCTGTGTGTCAGTCCGCCCAAGAGAATCGAGAAAGAAGCGTGATGCTAAAGAAACTGAAATTAGTCAGCCAAAACAACAGGAGAGCATGGTGCAGTCGAAGAAGGTGGAATCTATGCCATCGGTAAGAAAATCCGAGGCTACTATAAAGAGCACCCAATAGTGAAGCGTTTTGTTTTAGTCTCCCCAATTGGCTGGAGTCGGATTTTTCAACTCGAGCGACggtcacttcgtcgtcggatccaCCATCGCCTTGCAATTCTCCGAAGAGACGAACAAGCCCGTTTTGAGTCATCCGTCTCTTCTGAAGCAGCTAATTCGATTCCATCCGCAACACTTGGACGATCTCCATCACGTCGGAGTGTGGAAGGACGGGCGCACGTTGCTCGTCGCCTTCCCTCGAGCTTCGTCTGAAAACGCGATTCCGATTGTCCGCGGAGATATCGTCATTTCTATCGTATCGCCTGCTCGTAAGTCGCTTTTAGGCGAATGTCTTCATCTTATCTTGATGTTCTTTTTGGATCAGGATATTGTGATGGTGGAAAATGCTCTGACGGAATTTGCCGAGCGGGAGGAAACTCCGCCTGCCTCCGAGCCTCGTATCGCACCGACAGCTTGGACTCCTATTCCATACTGGACGATAGCGTCATCTCTTCTTCAGGCGGAACGTCTTCTCCCGTCTCGACAGATTCTGAGATTGTAGCTGCTACGACCGAAGAGTGCTCTTACGGATCCTGGACGACGAATCTCGTCTACGTCCTGATGttcgtcattgtcgttgcGGTGATGTTTGTGATCGTTTATTGGACGATCCTTGGCAAGAAGACGTAAGTGTCTGGCaatcttttctgtaatttgTATCTAACGATTTTGCTTTTTAGCGTCAAATCTATCAAATAACTCTGACGTGCACCATTCTaacgtttcttttgtctATCTTTTGCTCTTTGTTTTGTTCGTTTGCTGGCTGGCCTTGCTCGTGTCTCGCTTTCAACGTCTTACAATTTATGGCTGATACATGTCAAGAATACGACAGCCCAGaatgaaatcgtcaaaattcaatatatatacagtaagAAAAAGGGATATAAAATATTACGACTAAactaaaatatttattctGAAGAACTGTCAAGTTTTTTTAAATGCCTTCTTCATTTGCCCACCGCAGCCCGCCTTCTCGCAAGCTCGAAATAGAATGTCGACAGTCGCCTCGTCTCCCTTTCGTCTGTGCCAGTCTTCGAGTAGATCGAGCAAGCGATGGCGCAATTCCCTCGGCTGTTTCTCGCGAAACTCTTCCAATTCAGCCGCGGAGTAGCGCAAATATCGACCAATCGATTGCCACTTATCGCGCGCTAAATCAGCAACGACGTCCAGAtgatctgacgtcacttctgcaacggcgtcgtcgtcgtcgtcttggcaacgttttcgtcgcttaggcgacgaaatcggctTCTTTGTCGCCGTCAAGGTTCGTTTCGCGCTCTCGCCACATAGTTTGTCCCAGATGTGCGGCTGCTTGTCCTTTTCGTCGCGTAGAATGTCGAGGAAGGTTCGTATGCTGTTCGGAGGCTTTCTCGtcatgacgtcgacgaagtacGACGCTTGTTTGCGTCGTGTGCTCTTTAGAATGGCCAGTTCGTCCCGTTCTTCGTCGCATAACACGTCGGCTGCATACAGAGAGTCGATGTATAATGAGGGATCAAGTTCGTTGAGAAGAAAGGGCCGGTGTTTACGCAGATTTCTCGACAGATTGGCCATACAGTAGGGACTCGATCCAGTCCCGGATTTGTCCTGATTCTCGTCGCCAAGTCTCCTCCGTGCTCTCGCAGACGACAAGGAGCCAGTGAAACGTCTGTTTTTGTCTTGAATTCGCTATGGGACTGACGATACCCCAAATGGGGGCCCTCTCCCTAGCGTTTCCGACTGCCTGGGCTGGAGCAACGGCTTGAGACAAGCACGAAAGGTCACAGCTAATCAATCGATTGACGGTAGGTTCATCTACGACCACGCTCATTCAGACTATCAGATGAAAATCAACACTCGATCGTTCTAGAAGGTATATATGCATATATGCGTACCTTCAGTCTTTGCCACTCGCTGTAGTTTGCTGTGGAGAAACTAAGTAGGTTCTTGTAGCATACCATATAGCAATGGAGGCACATCAGACGTAATCAGCCAGCAGTTAGTATATGCATTAGGTCGATTCCTAACGTACGCACAGGGCCACTTTCACTCGCATCTTACTGCGCTCTTTGCGGTTTTCGTCATGACTGCGCGTACTGCACGTGCCACTCGGACGATGGCGTCATTGTCTCAGCCTCAATCTGGTGGTTGATGACAATCGGCGTTTAGGCCAGATAAGACTAGTTGAGACCACATGTTTAGACCACATTTCTTACGTTTATTGAAATTAATGTTCAAGAAAGAACAATAGGCATCCGCTTCCTATCGACTGATTCTTGGCAATCTCACTCTAAAAGCGACTGTCGCTGAAGCTCtcgtttcattttttgcTTGGTTACAAAAAGAGAATTTAGATGCGAACGTTTTTCAAAGCTGTCGCTCTTCTACTTTCACGTACAGACTATATTTATGAATGCCTCCGTAGACGTTTTTATGTGTTTAGTAAAAGTTCAAGTTTGCCTCTCGTTCCACAGCAGCTGGCCGGAGTTCCAACAGGTTCCACTTAGAGAAGTTTTCACAGCGCTTGAAGGCGACCTTTCATTCCGAAATGATGGAAACGAATCAGAGCCGGTTGTGTGGCAAATTCGCCTGCCCGTTGGCTATCACATTGAGATCTACTTCGATCTTTTCCAACTGCCGTATAGTGAGCATTGCATAggcgttgatttcgtcaTTTTAAGCACTCAGAGAGGTTCGCACGTGCAGTCAATCTCTATACCGGTTTTTGAGGTGTTTGTATAAAGGCTATCATCGCTGCTTTTGCGGAGATCTATCAAACGGCCCCAGAGATTCACTTATTATAAGTGAACACGTTGTCAATGTATCCTACTACGTGGTTCCTTACTATGAAGAGTCGATGGGGTTCAGAATGCGGTACCGCGCATTTGGTAAATTTCTCTGGTGGAGGATCGAAGGTGATCTTTGAAAAAGAATCTCTCTatagacgtcgacgagtgtaGCAGCCGCAACGGTGGCTGTTCACATTTTTGCCACAACTCCATCGGAAGCTACTACTGCTCGTGCCCTTTCACCCACCAACTGGGTAGTAATAGAAAAACCTGCCTCTCGGTCTCggcgtacgtactccgaGTCGGCCAAAGTACATCATACTAAAATCAGTAACGCTGTAATTGAAcgctgtttttttctagattgCTCGCACAATATTACAGTTGATCCTGAACGCAGCAGGGAAGTGATAGGGCCCTGGCATCTCGCAAACTTTACAAAGAATCTAAACTGTGATTGGGCGATTTCATTTCCTCTTGACTACAAAATTGAACTTCGCTTTACGGAAGACAACGCGGATGATCGTCTAGCAGAAGCCCACTGTCCTTACGAGCCCAAAGTACGTGATCATACTGAGCGTCGTCTTATTTTACAATTAATATTGTAGACTGCTAATAAAGGCGGCGTCGCATACATTTACTGTGGATCATCAGCAGAACTTTTGGATTTCAATTCGTCTGAGAACACTATAGCCTTTCGCTTCCTTATCGACAACAGAACGATTTTCGGAGGATTCCGTGTACAGCATTACGTTATTTGTAAGACTAGACGAGAGGCTCACAACGGCCGCATATAGTAAACGTAGTGTCAGCCCCTCCCTGCAGCGACCCGTCAGTGCCTGAAAATGGCGGGAAAGAAGGATCGGACTATGACGTTGGAGCGTTTGTGCATTACTACTGCGATAAAGGTTATAAATTACGCGGATCCGCCGTTATTAAGTGCAATGAAGATTCTACGTGGAATGGCACTCGACCGCGCTGCTACAGTAAGATGTCTTATGGGGAAAAAATCCTCCCACTTTGCTGTCTTGATTTGCGCCTTTTTGTTTATAGGAGTATCGTGCCCAAATCCAGGCAGGCCCAATCACggtacgacgacgtcaaacggCTTCTACTATAAAGACCAAGTTacgtcgacgtgcgacgAATACTATGAAAGAGCGTACGGAAATTATAAGAGAAACTGCACAGAAGACGGCACGTGGTCAGGAGAACCGCTCACGTGCAGACCAAGTAACGGCACAGAAAGAGAAACCGCCTATCTTTTTTTGCGTTAAATTCTCATACATAGAATGCGGAAAGAAAACTCTTTTTTCCACCAGAAGAGGAAGGGTGAGCTATGCAAAGCATCCTTGGATCGCATTGCTCTACGACGATCCGTGCGTAAAGCGCAATTGCGCGTTCTGCGGCGGTGTCGTTATTAATGAAAAGTTTATCCTGACGGCGGCTCCATGCGCTCGTGGGAAGAGTCAGCGAGAGTTTGTCGTTCGACTGGGCGTGCACTATCAAAATGGCACTGCCATGGGGGCACTGTCGTGCAAACCCAAAGATGTTCATTATCCCGATCTTGGCGGCGACTTACTGCTAGTAGAGATCGCCAACTGCACGCCGACGGGCGGCGATATCGTGCACGCAGAGATAGTGTTATCGGAGTATATTCGACCCATCTGTTTGCCGGACGAGGCGCATTGGCCTTCTTCGTACGGCAAGATCCAAGTGATCAGATGGAGCGAACAACGAAATTTGACTCTTGCTGCACCTTTCAAGTTACGACGCTCGTACTTGACGGTGGTAAAGAGAGACACGTGCCGAGTTCGCTTTGCGAAAGAGCAACAAGACTTTGCCGAGGACGAGTTTTGCGCGTCTGTGTACAGGGGAAGGAAACCGTGCACCGGAAAATCGGGC
Coding sequences:
- the LOC136196015 gene encoding mannan-binding lectin serine protease 1-like — its product is MRTFFKAVALLLSLKVQVCLSFHSSWPEFQQVPLREVFTALEGDLSFRNDGNESEPVVWQIRLPVGYHIEIYFDLFQLPYSEHCIGVDFVILSTQRGYHRCFCGDLSNGPRDSLIISEHVVNVSYYVVPYYEESMGFRMRYRAFDVDECSSRNGGCSHFCHNSIGSYYCSCPFTHQLGSNRKTCLSVSAYVLRVGQNCSHNITVDPERSREVIGPWHLANFTKNLNCDWAISFPLDYKIELRFTEDNADDRLAEAHCPYEPKTANKGGVAYIYCGSSAELLDFNSSENTIAFRFLIDNRTIFGGFRVQHYVISPPCSDPSVPENGGKEGSDYDVGAFVHYYCDKGYKLRGSAVIKCNEDSTWNGTRPRCYRVSCPNPGRPNHGTTTSNGFYYKDQVTSTCDEYYERAYGNYKRNCTEDGTWSGEPLTCRPKCGKKTLFSTRRGRVSYAKHPWIALLYDDPCVKRNCAFCGGVVINEKFILTAAPCARGKSQREFVVRLGVHYQNGTAMGALSCKPKDVHYPDLGGDLLLVEIANCTPTGGDIVHAEIVLSEYIRPICLPDEAHWPSSYGKIQVIRWSEQRNLTLAAPFKLRRSYLTVVKRDTCRVRFAKEQQDFAEDEFCASVYRGRKPCTGKSGSPVVVKNRGKFVVLGIGSRKEVCGKGSYGIYGDVLHHLEWIKETLKYED
- the LOC136196020 gene encoding uncharacterized protein, whose translation is MANLSRNLRKHRPFLLNELDPSLYIDSLYAADVLCDEERDELAILKSTRRKQASYFVDVMTRKPPNSIRTFLDILRDEKDKQPHIWDKLCGESAKRTLTATKKPISSPKRRKRCQDDDDDAVAEVTSDHLDVVADLARDKWQSIGRYLRYSAAELEEFREKQPRELRHRLLDLLEDWHRRKGDEATVDILFRACEKAGCGGQMKKAFKKT